In Saccharomonospora marina XMU15, one genomic interval encodes:
- the ypfJ gene encoding KPN_02809 family neutral zinc metallopeptidase, whose product MRFNEDAELDVSEVRDLRGGGVGGRVAVGGGGLGIVGLLIYFVLAQFGGVPVDTPTLGTVEPGQQVDSDSLARQCRTGADANTDHECAVVAIVNSIQDYWAGELARTGLTYHESVTTFFSGGIDTACGSAGSDVGPFYCPTDAGVYLDLGFFTDLRERFGARGGLFSEAYVLAHEYGHHVQNLLGISTRVREGTGVTSDSVRLELQADCYAGVWARNATTTLTENGRPLLTEITNDIAAALDTAGRIGDDFIQREFGGAVDESRFTHGTSAQREYWFTTGLNTADPTRCDTFGAPDLG is encoded by the coding sequence GTGAGATTCAACGAGGACGCCGAACTGGACGTCTCAGAGGTCCGCGATCTGCGCGGTGGCGGCGTAGGTGGGCGGGTCGCGGTCGGCGGAGGCGGTCTCGGGATCGTCGGGCTGCTCATCTACTTCGTACTCGCCCAGTTCGGTGGCGTGCCTGTGGACACGCCGACCCTCGGTACCGTCGAGCCGGGTCAGCAGGTCGACAGCGACTCGCTGGCAAGGCAGTGCCGCACCGGCGCCGACGCCAACACCGACCACGAGTGCGCCGTCGTGGCGATCGTGAACTCGATCCAGGACTACTGGGCAGGCGAACTGGCCCGCACCGGACTCACCTACCACGAATCCGTCACCACGTTCTTCAGCGGCGGGATCGACACCGCGTGCGGCAGTGCAGGCTCCGACGTCGGGCCGTTCTACTGCCCCACCGACGCCGGGGTGTATCTCGACCTGGGGTTCTTCACCGACCTACGGGAACGCTTCGGAGCGCGGGGCGGCCTGTTCTCCGAGGCCTACGTGCTCGCCCACGAGTACGGCCACCACGTGCAGAACCTGCTCGGAATCTCGACACGCGTCCGGGAAGGCACCGGAGTCACGTCGGACAGTGTGCGGCTGGAACTGCAGGCCGACTGCTACGCGGGCGTGTGGGCGCGCAACGCCACCACAACGCTCACCGAGAACGGGCGGCCGCTGCTGACCGAGATCACCAACGACATCGCGGCCGCGCTCGACACCGCGGGCCGCATCGGCGACGACTTCATCCAGCGGGAGTTCGGCGGGGCTGTGGACGAATCACGGTTCACGCACGGCACCTCGGCCCAACGGGAGTACTGGTTCACCACCGGTCTCAACACCGCGGATCCGACCCGTTGCGACACCTTCGGCGCCCCCGATCTCGGCTGA
- a CDS encoding ImmA/IrrE family metallo-endopeptidase yields the protein MYLRRGFKATAKRLALEVREEMGIDAFAPMDPYALAELYGIEVFELSHPWLPEPAVRHFTGPRADAFSAALLAVGRGKVIVENHVHEWKRRRSTIAHEMAHVLLEHDFGVLLSAENRCVSSPAELEQEAAELSGELLIPCSAARRAAFRGWTDATVARYFRVSERMARWRMNATAARRIACRTRQKWPRPTVNATVGEPGRTGTPTA from the coding sequence GTGTACCTGCGGCGCGGATTCAAGGCGACGGCGAAGCGACTTGCGCTCGAAGTGCGTGAGGAGATGGGCATCGATGCGTTCGCTCCGATGGACCCGTACGCGCTGGCCGAGCTGTACGGCATCGAGGTCTTCGAGCTTAGCCACCCATGGCTGCCCGAACCGGCGGTGCGGCATTTCACCGGCCCGCGCGCCGACGCGTTCTCGGCCGCGTTGCTCGCCGTGGGGCGCGGCAAGGTGATAGTCGAGAACCACGTCCACGAGTGGAAGCGACGCCGCTCGACCATCGCGCACGAGATGGCCCACGTGCTTCTCGAGCACGACTTCGGCGTGCTGCTCAGCGCTGAGAACCGTTGTGTGTCCTCGCCCGCCGAGTTGGAGCAGGAAGCGGCCGAGCTGTCGGGCGAGCTGCTCATACCCTGCTCCGCCGCACGCAGGGCGGCGTTTCGCGGCTGGACCGACGCAACGGTGGCCAGGTACTTCCGGGTCAGCGAACGCATGGCGCGCTGGCGGATGAACGCGACGGCCGCACGCCGCATCGCGTGCCGCACGAGGCAGAAATGGCCACGCCCCACGGTGAACGCGACGGTCGGCGAGCCGGGTCGAACCGGTACCCCGACCGCCTGA
- a CDS encoding beta-ketoacyl-ACP synthase III, whose translation MQVPTHDTRKVAVLAGIGAWLPPRVVDNDELSRRLDTSDEWIRTRTGIGERHVVDPGMSTVDMAVEAGARALRSAGSAEIDAVVLATATPDQVCPASAPQVASGLGLGSVAAFDVNAVCSGFVYALATAAGLIAADVARGVLLIGADAFTTLLDPADRSTVPIFGDGAGAVVLHAGEAGQDGAVGPFDLHSDGELSELLIVPAGGSRMKRSTNPADHCFSMRGPAVFRHATARMAESSRAVLDRAGWTIADVDRFIGHQANIRILQATAKQLGLPADSLVVNIERTGNTSAASIPLAMADAAADGTLQQGDRVLLSAFGAGLTWGSTVLRWPDVIPG comes from the coding sequence ATGCAGGTGCCCACGCACGACACGCGGAAAGTGGCGGTGCTCGCCGGTATCGGCGCTTGGCTGCCACCACGCGTGGTGGACAACGACGAACTTTCGCGACGCCTCGACACGTCCGACGAGTGGATCCGGACCCGCACCGGAATCGGCGAACGTCACGTGGTCGACCCTGGGATGTCCACGGTGGACATGGCGGTCGAGGCGGGTGCGCGAGCCCTGCGCTCCGCTGGCTCGGCCGAGATCGACGCGGTGGTGCTCGCCACGGCCACACCCGACCAGGTCTGCCCCGCCAGTGCCCCGCAGGTGGCAAGCGGACTCGGCCTCGGCAGCGTCGCGGCGTTCGACGTCAACGCGGTCTGCTCAGGGTTCGTCTACGCGCTCGCGACCGCGGCGGGGTTGATCGCGGCGGATGTGGCGCGCGGCGTGTTGCTCATCGGAGCCGACGCCTTCACCACCCTGCTCGACCCTGCCGACCGCAGCACCGTGCCGATCTTCGGTGACGGTGCGGGCGCGGTCGTTCTCCACGCGGGCGAGGCGGGCCAGGACGGTGCCGTCGGGCCGTTCGACCTGCACAGCGACGGCGAACTCTCCGAGCTGCTCATCGTGCCCGCCGGTGGCTCGCGCATGAAGCGGTCGACGAACCCGGCCGACCACTGCTTCTCCATGCGCGGGCCCGCGGTGTTTCGGCACGCGACCGCGCGGATGGCGGAGTCGTCGCGCGCGGTGCTGGATCGGGCAGGCTGGACGATCGCCGACGTCGATCGCTTCATCGGTCACCAGGCCAACATCCGCATCCTGCAGGCCACCGCCAAGCAGCTCGGGCTGCCCGCGGACAGCCTCGTCGTCAACATCGAGCGCACCGGCAACACCAGCGCCGCGTCGATTCCGCTGGCGATGGCCGACGCCGCGGCGGACGGCACGCTTCAGCAGGGTGACCGGGTGTTGCTCAGTGCGTTCGGCGCGGGCCTCACCTGGGGATCGACGGTCCTGCGCTGGCCAGACGTCATTCCTGGCTAG
- a CDS encoding helix-turn-helix domain-containing protein gives MEGRMDARGLHDALDAQRRARGLSWRQLAEEAGVSPSLLSRMGNGHRPDLDGFIALVQWLGSPAEDFMVWPGPRPPRERGPALETKLALLLRAQEDLTEADREYLLEIFGATMRRIKADRRES, from the coding sequence ATGGAAGGCCGGATGGACGCGCGCGGGCTGCACGACGCGCTCGACGCCCAACGAAGGGCTCGGGGGCTGTCGTGGCGGCAGCTCGCCGAAGAGGCAGGGGTGAGTCCGTCCCTACTCAGCCGCATGGGAAACGGGCACAGGCCCGACCTCGACGGGTTCATCGCCCTGGTGCAGTGGCTGGGTTCGCCCGCAGAGGACTTCATGGTGTGGCCGGGCCCGCGGCCACCCAGGGAACGCGGACCCGCACTGGAAACCAAACTCGCACTGCTGCTGCGTGCCCAGGAGGACCTCACCGAGGCGGACAGGGAGTACCTGCTGGAGATCTTCGGGGCCACCATGCGAAGGATCAAGGCCGATCGGCGGGAGAGCTAG
- a CDS encoding MarR family winged helix-turn-helix transcriptional regulator has protein sequence MTEVSRRTRWLTDTEMLAWRSYIVSTLKLRQRLHRELTDQHDVSLTDYEVLVCLSQAEEGSMRMTELAQLLGSTKSRLSHQVARMEEAGYLRRGKDLRDRRGVTAELTQQGERLLERSAPTHVEGVREHFVDLLTTEEQLLVGEVFSRVLAHLTELED, from the coding sequence ATGACCGAGGTTTCGCGCCGGACGCGCTGGCTGACCGATACCGAAATGCTGGCGTGGCGTTCCTACATCGTGTCGACGCTGAAACTGCGGCAGCGGCTGCACCGCGAACTCACCGATCAGCACGACGTCTCGCTCACCGACTACGAGGTGCTGGTCTGCCTTTCCCAGGCCGAGGAAGGCAGCATGCGGATGACCGAACTCGCGCAGCTGCTGGGCTCCACGAAGAGCAGGCTGTCGCACCAGGTCGCACGCATGGAGGAAGCAGGCTACCTGCGCAGGGGCAAGGACCTTCGGGATCGAAGGGGCGTTACGGCGGAGTTGACACAGCAGGGCGAGCGGTTGCTGGAACGCTCGGCGCCGACCCACGTCGAAGGCGTGCGCGAACATTTCGTCGACCTGCTGACCACCGAGGAGCAGTTGCTGGTGGGGGAGGTGTTCTCGCGGGTGCTCGCACACCTGACAGAGCTCGAGGACTGA
- a CDS encoding DUF2188 domain-containing protein has translation MVRDGDVLERYCRKRDAIGRAARLARADPPAALVVERMDGTVQASRRYGPGSSEEPGPRGADREPGSTV, from the coding sequence GTGGTCCGCGACGGCGATGTCCTGGAGAGGTATTGCCGAAAGCGCGACGCGATCGGCAGGGCGGCCCGGCTGGCACGGGCCGACCCACCCGCCGCTCTCGTGGTCGAGCGGATGGACGGAACGGTCCAGGCAAGCCGAAGATACGGCCCCGGCTCTTCGGAGGAACCCGGTCCGCGGGGCGCGGACCGCGAGCCGGGAAGTACGGTGTGA
- a CDS encoding winged helix DNA-binding domain-containing protein has translation MRTLGTRELNRALLARQSLLRRQSGSALQLIEHLVGMQAQAPFPPYYGLWTRLRGFRTDELSQLLFDRKVARIVVMRGTVHLVAASDALPLRTLTQPIMETDLRGNTTFTPKLAGVDLDELAATARESLLAAPLNTAALGEALSRRWPDHDPKALVYAARNRLPLVQVPPRGVWGRSGRPTYATADSWLRQAPRRDLDLAGVVLRYLAAFGPATVRDVQTWCGLTRLGEVVERLRPRLRTFRDEDGRELFDLPEAPRPDADTPAPPRFVPEFDNLLFSHADRTRVLSDEDRQRIKTKNAVAPGVFLVDGFVSGRWKLRQSVLEVEPFRPLSKRNSTAIEAEGRRLLRFAGKPEGQVRLGSATR, from the coding sequence ATGAGGACGCTCGGCACCCGGGAACTGAACCGGGCACTACTGGCCCGGCAGTCACTGCTGCGAAGGCAGTCGGGTTCCGCGCTTCAGCTGATCGAGCACCTGGTCGGCATGCAGGCGCAGGCACCGTTTCCGCCCTACTACGGCCTGTGGACACGGCTGCGGGGCTTTCGCACCGACGAGCTGTCCCAGCTGCTGTTCGACCGAAAGGTGGCACGGATCGTCGTCATGCGCGGCACGGTTCACCTGGTCGCCGCGTCCGACGCACTGCCGTTGCGCACGCTGACGCAGCCGATCATGGAAACCGACCTTCGGGGCAACACCACCTTCACCCCGAAGCTCGCGGGCGTCGACCTCGACGAGCTCGCCGCCACCGCCCGCGAGTCGCTGCTCGCCGCCCCGCTGAACACCGCCGCCCTTGGTGAGGCGCTTTCGCGCCGCTGGCCCGACCACGACCCCAAGGCGCTCGTCTACGCGGCACGCAACCGGCTCCCACTCGTGCAGGTACCGCCGCGAGGGGTATGGGGCCGCAGTGGCCGACCCACCTACGCCACGGCCGACAGCTGGCTGCGCCAAGCGCCGCGCCGCGACCTCGACCTCGCCGGTGTCGTCCTGCGCTACCTCGCCGCGTTCGGCCCAGCCACCGTTCGCGACGTCCAGACGTGGTGCGGCCTGACACGGCTCGGCGAGGTGGTCGAGCGGCTGCGACCGCGGTTGCGCACCTTCCGCGACGAGGACGGCAGAGAACTGTTCGACCTGCCGGAGGCACCGCGGCCGGACGCGGACACCCCCGCACCGCCTCGGTTCGTACCGGAGTTCGACAACCTGCTGTTCTCCCACGCCGACCGCACCCGCGTGCTCAGCGACGAGGACCGCCAACGTATCAAGACGAAGAACGCGGTCGCGCCCGGCGTGTTCCTCGTCGACGGCTTCGTGAGCGGCCGCTGGAAGCTCAGGCAGTCGGTGCTGGAGGTCGAACCGTTTCGGCCACTGTCCAAGCGAAACTCCACGGCGATCGAAGCCGAGGGCAGGCGCCTGCTGCGGTTCGCGGGCAAGCCCGAAGGTCAGGTCCGGCTGGGATCAGCCACCCGATGA
- a CDS encoding beta-glucosidase family protein — translation MRRWVVLLTLTALTSLLVTIPSTASPPADGGQACPWLDSGLPVEDRVRQLLGAMTLDEKLSMVHGSAGPLEFVGPVYAGLVPAIPRLCVPELGLSDGPAGVGNSHTGVTQLPAPLVLGATWDSRLAEAYGTVLAEEVAGKGAGVVLSPSVDLIRDPRAGRGFETFGEDPRLAGVLARAQIQAVQERGVLAQAKHLAAYNQETARNTRLGNAVVSQRALQEFYLPPFEQAVDAGVASVMCGYNQVNGVHACNNTYLISQVLKGQFGFDGFVTSDWFALHASHAAANAGVDMQMPSGCYFGPRLREGVRTGKVALSRLDDMVGRVLRQMFRHGLFDRPRTGSPDAVVTTPEHVAVARKVAEQGSVLLRNEADLLPFEGVDSIAVLGRAAGAGVIGSGGGSAHVIAPSIVTPFDGIKRRAEREGIDVRFAERADAAKAASATDVAVVFVSQWSSESKDHGGIALSHADNAMIEEVARANPNTVVVLNTGGPVTMPWLDDVKGVVAAWYPGQEYGNAIAALLFGDVNPAGKLPVTFPAALRQAPAADPLRFPGGHYEEDLAVGYRWYDQQGLRPLFPFGFGLSYTEFSYSDLRIGGQPDAATVAVEATVTNIGDRRGAEVAQLYVSHPAVDGEPPRLLKDFEKVELDPGRSVRVRFTLDERSLSHWDVDTHRWIRSAGDYVVSVGGSSRDLPLTGSLRVREAAATSEPTPPPPPGAPEGGDDALTKLANAATCPSEGVYAAALGAASLVGLPPGEQAETPPRNPSSGG, via the coding sequence ATGCGTCGCTGGGTTGTCCTGCTCACGCTGACGGCGCTGACGTCGCTGCTGGTCACGATTCCCTCCACTGCCTCGCCACCGGCCGACGGCGGTCAGGCCTGCCCGTGGCTCGACTCCGGCCTCCCTGTGGAGGACCGAGTGCGGCAACTGCTCGGCGCGATGACGTTGGACGAGAAGCTCAGCATGGTGCACGGCTCGGCGGGTCCGCTGGAGTTCGTCGGACCCGTCTACGCGGGGCTGGTGCCCGCCATACCCAGGTTGTGTGTACCCGAACTGGGGCTGTCCGACGGTCCGGCGGGAGTCGGCAACAGCCACACCGGCGTCACCCAGTTGCCCGCGCCGCTCGTGCTCGGCGCCACCTGGGACTCCCGGCTCGCCGAGGCCTACGGCACCGTGCTCGCCGAGGAGGTGGCAGGCAAGGGCGCGGGCGTCGTCCTCTCGCCCAGCGTCGATCTCATCAGGGACCCCCGCGCGGGCAGGGGGTTCGAGACGTTCGGGGAGGACCCGCGGTTGGCGGGCGTGCTAGCGCGGGCACAGATCCAGGCCGTCCAGGAACGCGGCGTGCTCGCTCAGGCCAAGCACCTGGCCGCCTACAACCAGGAGACCGCGCGCAACACCCGGCTGGGCAACGCGGTGGTGTCGCAGCGGGCACTGCAGGAGTTCTACCTGCCGCCGTTCGAGCAGGCGGTGGACGCGGGTGTCGCCTCGGTCATGTGCGGCTACAACCAGGTCAACGGCGTGCACGCCTGCAACAACACCTACCTGATCTCGCAGGTGCTGAAAGGACAGTTCGGCTTCGACGGCTTCGTGACCTCGGACTGGTTCGCGCTGCACGCCAGTCATGCCGCCGCCAACGCGGGCGTGGACATGCAGATGCCGTCGGGCTGCTACTTCGGCCCGAGGCTGCGTGAGGGCGTGCGGACGGGCAAGGTAGCGCTGTCCCGGTTGGACGACATGGTCGGTCGCGTGTTGCGGCAGATGTTTCGGCACGGCCTGTTCGACAGGCCGCGCACCGGTTCCCCTGACGCGGTGGTCACCACACCCGAACACGTCGCCGTGGCAAGGAAGGTGGCCGAGCAGGGCAGCGTGCTGCTGAGGAACGAGGCTGACCTGCTTCCCTTCGAAGGTGTTGACTCGATCGCCGTGCTCGGGCGCGCCGCGGGCGCAGGCGTCATCGGGTCGGGCGGCGGCAGCGCCCACGTGATCGCACCCTCGATCGTCACCCCGTTCGACGGGATCAAGCGGCGGGCCGAGCGGGAGGGCATCGACGTTCGGTTCGCCGAGCGGGCCGACGCCGCGAAGGCCGCCTCGGCGACCGACGTCGCCGTGGTGTTCGTGAGCCAGTGGTCGTCGGAGTCCAAGGATCATGGCGGCATCGCGTTGTCGCACGCGGACAACGCGATGATCGAGGAGGTCGCCCGCGCCAACCCGAACACGGTCGTGGTGCTCAACACCGGCGGCCCTGTGACGATGCCGTGGCTCGACGACGTCAAGGGCGTGGTGGCCGCCTGGTATCCGGGGCAGGAGTACGGCAATGCGATAGCGGCGCTGCTGTTCGGCGACGTCAACCCGGCGGGCAAGCTGCCGGTGACGTTCCCTGCCGCGCTTCGGCAGGCGCCCGCCGCCGACCCGCTGCGCTTCCCCGGCGGGCACTACGAGGAGGACCTCGCCGTCGGCTACCGGTGGTACGACCAGCAGGGACTGCGGCCGCTCTTTCCGTTCGGCTTCGGCCTTTCCTACACCGAGTTCTCCTACAGCGACCTGCGCATCGGTGGGCAACCGGATGCCGCGACCGTGGCCGTCGAGGCCACGGTCACCAACATCGGCGACCGGCGTGGAGCCGAGGTGGCCCAGCTGTACGTCAGCCACCCTGCCGTCGACGGGGAGCCACCGAGGCTGCTGAAGGACTTCGAGAAGGTGGAGCTGGATCCCGGCCGCAGCGTTCGGGTGCGGTTCACGCTGGACGAGCGGTCCCTGTCGCACTGGGACGTCGATACTCACCGCTGGATACGCAGCGCAGGCGACTACGTGGTCTCGGTGGGCGGCTCGTCACGTGACCTGCCGCTCACCGGCAGCCTGCGGGTGCGGGAAGCCGCTGCGACGAGCGAGCCGACCCCGCCACCGCCGCCCGGCGCACCCGAGGGAGGCGACGACGCGCTCACCAAGCTGGCCAACGCCGCGACGTGCCCGTCGGAAGGGGTGTACGCGGCCGCGCTCGGCGCCGCGTCGCTGGTGGGGCTTCCACCCGGTGAGCAGGCGGAAACGCCACCTCGTAACCCGTCATCGGGTGGCTGA
- a CDS encoding glycoside hydrolase family 3 N-terminal domain-containing protein has translation MKRLLPTIVVAALLSACGGSGEQAGDEPAREVPTPPVSASSVPSTPPSTTPPTTTRPEGPNCEPVVADMSTRQRLAQLLVVGVDPADPAAAVALVDQEQIGGIFIGGNATQLLTGDALARVQQAARLPVSVAVDDEGGRVQRIDELSGSIPSAREMARTMTPEQVRALALERGRALQTHGVTVNYAPDVDLTDGPSDGVIGDRSFSADPAVARKYAVAFAQGMSEAGVQPVVKHFPGHGRADGDSHASLVRTPPLADLRGNDLLPYERIGEYGEGTGVMVGHLDVPGLTGGEPASLSPATYELLRGEFGFQGPALTDDLGAMKAISDRYPLPEAVLRALQAGADQPLWSSGGQVDVVLDRLEQATSSGELPQTRVREALDRVLLAKGACG, from the coding sequence ATGAAGCGTTTGTTGCCGACGATCGTGGTGGCTGCCCTGCTGAGTGCCTGCGGCGGGTCCGGCGAGCAGGCAGGGGATGAACCAGCGCGGGAAGTGCCGACTCCGCCGGTCTCCGCGAGTTCCGTGCCCTCCACTCCGCCCTCCACGACACCGCCGACCACCACCCGGCCCGAGGGACCCAACTGCGAACCCGTGGTCGCGGACATGTCGACAAGGCAGCGGCTGGCGCAGTTGCTCGTCGTGGGAGTCGATCCGGCCGACCCGGCCGCGGCGGTCGCGCTGGTGGACCAGGAGCAGATCGGCGGAATCTTCATCGGCGGCAACGCCACGCAACTGCTCACCGGTGACGCGCTCGCGCGGGTGCAGCAGGCGGCACGCTTGCCCGTCTCCGTAGCCGTGGATGACGAAGGCGGCCGCGTGCAGCGGATCGACGAACTCTCCGGCTCCATTCCCAGCGCGCGGGAGATGGCGCGGACCATGACACCGGAGCAGGTTCGCGCCCTCGCCCTCGAGCGCGGCCGGGCGTTGCAGACCCACGGCGTCACCGTCAACTACGCGCCCGACGTCGATCTCACCGACGGACCGTCGGACGGCGTGATCGGTGACCGCTCGTTCAGCGCTGACCCGGCCGTGGCCAGGAAGTACGCCGTCGCCTTCGCGCAGGGCATGAGCGAGGCAGGCGTCCAGCCCGTGGTGAAGCACTTCCCGGGTCACGGCCGAGCCGACGGTGACTCGCATGCTTCGCTGGTCCGGACACCGCCGCTGGCCGATCTGCGCGGCAACGACCTGTTGCCGTACGAGCGGATCGGTGAGTACGGCGAGGGAACCGGCGTGATGGTCGGGCACCTGGACGTTCCGGGACTCACCGGCGGTGAGCCTGCCTCGCTTTCCCCGGCGACCTACGAACTGCTGCGTGGTGAGTTCGGGTTCCAGGGGCCCGCGCTCACCGACGATCTCGGCGCCATGAAGGCGATCTCCGACAGGTATCCGTTGCCGGAGGCGGTGCTTCGGGCGCTGCAGGCAGGTGCTGACCAGCCCCTGTGGTCCTCGGGTGGCCAGGTTGACGTGGTGCTCGACAGGCTGGAGCAGGCCACCTCGAGCGGTGAGTTGCCGCAAACGCGGGTGAGGGAGGCGCTGGACAGGGTGTTGCTTGCGAAGGGCGCCTGCGGCTGA
- a CDS encoding M28 family metallopeptidase yields MSSLTAKLRPAVAVAACASLALVGAGTAVAKPAADPNLPDKLVRQVEVGKVNRHLIAMQRIADSSGGSRAASTEGHARSAEYIATKLEAAGYDVTRQEFPFTYTETLAERLESGGTEFGIIVMSYSPSTPEGGITAPLAVIQPDDTPGCEVSDYGDVTGRIALIKRGACTFAQKQASAADAGAVGAVIYNNVEGDLNGTLGDPDAGRIPTGGVTLAAGQELAAKDGAEVTLELRALLEERTSYNVIAQTKTGRDDNVVMAGAHLDSVTEGPGINDNGSGSAALLETALQLGGEPRVNNAVRFAWWSAEEFGLVGSTHYVNSLSFEQQLDIALYLNFDMIGSPNAGYFVYDGDDSDGEGAGAGPYGSAKIEQAFVGYLEGAGVPTQGTDFSGRSDYGEFIAVGIPSGGLFTGAEGVKTDEQAQLWGGEAGVAYDPCYHQTCDNLGNVDRVALDRNADAMAWVTATYALSTEDVNGVTATAAKDRKKVAAQRANAQTMRAAAADHGHAESA; encoded by the coding sequence ATGTCATCACTCACGGCGAAACTGAGACCAGCCGTCGCGGTCGCGGCGTGCGCGAGCCTGGCTCTCGTCGGCGCCGGAACGGCGGTCGCGAAACCCGCGGCCGACCCGAACCTGCCGGACAAGCTCGTCAGGCAGGTCGAGGTCGGTAAGGTCAACCGGCATCTGATCGCCATGCAGCGGATCGCCGACAGCAGCGGCGGCAGCAGGGCGGCGAGCACCGAGGGGCATGCCAGGTCGGCCGAGTACATCGCCACCAAACTCGAAGCGGCAGGGTACGACGTGACCCGCCAGGAGTTTCCGTTCACCTACACCGAGACGCTCGCCGAGCGGCTCGAGTCCGGGGGCACCGAATTCGGGATCATCGTCATGAGCTACAGCCCTTCGACGCCGGAGGGTGGGATCACCGCGCCGCTCGCCGTGATCCAGCCGGACGACACACCTGGCTGCGAGGTGTCGGACTACGGCGACGTCACGGGCAGGATCGCGCTGATCAAGCGCGGCGCGTGCACCTTCGCGCAGAAGCAGGCGTCAGCGGCCGACGCGGGTGCCGTCGGGGCCGTCATCTACAACAACGTCGAGGGCGATCTCAACGGCACGCTCGGTGATCCCGATGCCGGGCGTATCCCCACCGGGGGCGTCACGCTGGCAGCGGGGCAGGAGCTCGCCGCCAAGGACGGCGCCGAGGTGACGCTGGAGCTGAGGGCGCTGCTGGAGGAGCGCACCAGCTACAACGTCATCGCGCAGACCAAGACCGGGCGCGACGACAACGTCGTGATGGCGGGCGCACACCTGGACAGCGTCACCGAGGGTCCCGGCATCAACGACAACGGCAGCGGTTCGGCCGCACTGCTGGAGACGGCACTGCAGCTCGGCGGCGAGCCGAGGGTCAACAACGCCGTGCGATTCGCGTGGTGGAGTGCGGAGGAGTTCGGCCTGGTGGGCTCGACCCACTACGTCAACTCGCTTTCGTTCGAGCAGCAGCTCGACATCGCGCTGTACCTCAACTTCGACATGATCGGTTCGCCGAACGCGGGATACTTCGTCTACGATGGCGATGACTCCGACGGTGAGGGCGCGGGCGCGGGCCCGTACGGCTCGGCGAAGATCGAGCAGGCATTCGTCGGCTACCTCGAGGGAGCGGGCGTCCCGACACAGGGGACCGACTTCTCCGGGCGTTCCGACTACGGCGAGTTCATCGCGGTGGGCATTCCTTCGGGCGGGCTGTTCACCGGCGCCGAAGGGGTCAAGACGGACGAGCAGGCCCAACTGTGGGGCGGTGAGGCCGGTGTCGCTTACGACCCGTGCTACCACCAGACCTGCGACAACCTGGGCAACGTCGACCGGGTGGCGCTGGACCGCAACGCCGACGCGATGGCCTGGGTGACGGCGACCTACGCCCTCAGCACCGAGGACGTCAACGGCGTCACCGCGACGGCGGCGAAGGACAGGAAGAAGGTCGCGGCGCAGCGCGCGAACGCGCAGACCATGCGGGCCGCGGCGGCCGACCACGGTCACGCCGAGTCCGCCTGA
- a CDS encoding SsgA family sporulation/cell division regulator, whose amino-acid sequence MDNDTVHQSQFAYLDGCDTPLLSRLSYSASEPFTIALAFRVEPGEWVEWEFARDLLIAGLSEVAGIGDVRIRPDLSGNRDLLVLELESPDGYAVVELSRVDVLRFIGRTVELVGLGVESDHLDLDGLIADLTTARP is encoded by the coding sequence GTGGACAACGACACCGTGCACCAGAGCCAGTTCGCCTACCTCGACGGCTGCGATACACCCCTGCTTTCCCGGCTGTCCTATTCGGCGAGCGAGCCGTTCACCATCGCCCTGGCCTTTCGCGTTGAGCCCGGGGAGTGGGTCGAATGGGAATTCGCCCGCGATCTTCTCATCGCAGGGCTCTCCGAGGTCGCCGGCATCGGAGACGTTCGGATTCGCCCTGATCTGTCGGGAAACCGCGACCTCCTCGTGCTCGAACTGGAATCACCCGACGGGTACGCGGTGGTGGAACTGAGCCGGGTGGACGTGCTGCGGTTCATCGGGCGGACCGTGGAACTGGTGGGGCTCGGCGTGGAGAGCGACCACCTGGACCTCGACGGTCTGATAGCCGACCTGACGACGGCCAGGCCCTGA